In the genome of Ancylomarina subtilis, one region contains:
- a CDS encoding tRNA threonylcarbamoyladenosine dehydratase produces MNTEWLSRTELLLGEERLEQVKNAHVLVVGLGGVGAYTAELLCRAGVGQMTIVDGDDIEASNINRQMPATTQTLGKDKAEVMAERLLAINPNIKLRVINEFLRDQRMVEVLAEAQYDYVVDAIDTLAPKIFLIYHSLQMKYKVVSSMGAGGKMDPSQIQVKDISKSYNCRLARMLRKKLHQKGVRKGVKVVFSPEDVDKKAVVIAESQNKKSNVGTISYMPPIFGCFIASVVLRDLAKNEE; encoded by the coding sequence ATGAATACTGAATGGTTGAGCAGAACAGAACTTCTGCTCGGAGAAGAAAGATTGGAGCAGGTAAAAAATGCTCATGTATTAGTCGTTGGACTGGGTGGTGTTGGAGCCTACACAGCAGAATTACTTTGTAGGGCCGGAGTAGGTCAAATGACCATCGTTGATGGAGATGATATTGAAGCTTCGAATATCAATAGACAAATGCCAGCCACAACTCAAACATTAGGCAAGGATAAAGCAGAGGTAATGGCAGAGAGACTACTTGCTATAAATCCAAATATAAAACTCAGGGTCATCAATGAATTCTTGCGTGATCAAAGAATGGTCGAAGTACTTGCTGAGGCTCAATACGATTATGTAGTCGATGCTATTGACACTCTTGCACCAAAAATTTTCCTGATTTACCACAGTCTTCAAATGAAATACAAAGTCGTGAGCTCTATGGGAGCCGGGGGTAAAATGGATCCAAGCCAAATCCAAGTCAAGGATATTTCGAAGTCATACAATTGCAGACTAGCTCGTATGCTTAGAAAGAAACTACATCAGAAAGGTGTTAGGAAGGGTGTTAAAGTTGTTTTTTCGCCCGAAGATGTCGATAAAAAAGCTGTGGTGATAGCTGAAAGCCAAAATAAGAAATCTAATGTGGGTACCATTTCGTATATGCCTCCAATCTTTGGTTGTTTTATTGCTTCAGTCGTCTTACGAGATTTAGCGAAAAATGAAGAATAG
- a CDS encoding citrate (Si)-synthase, protein MRGTLKYKLSKKIKEHRPRTKRLLQEFGDVQVDSVTVSQVLGGMRGIKSLVTDISYLDPEEGIRYRGYTLQEVIDHLPKPKGAEMPFVEGLFYLLLTGDFPNEEEVMQVVEQFNKRRIVPRYVYDVIDSFPTSSHPMAIFSTAILTLNRESEFNREYHAGLKKKDYWEPTYEDALNLLAKLPEIAAYIYNKLYRKGEKIQSNPNLDMGADFANMMGIDKPYDDVSRLHFIIHSDHESGNVSAHTGHLVASSLSDIYLSISAMINGLAGPLHGLANQEVLRWLQGVMEKMDNKLPTEEEMQQFVWDTLNSGQVIPGFGHAVLRKTDPRYMLQREFSKKHLPDDPIFKYADLLYKVVPPILQEHGKAKNPWPNVDAQSGVIQWHYGVTEYDFYTVLFGIGRAIGICANIIWDRALSYPLERPKSVTTDMLEKMVGIKK, encoded by the coding sequence ATGAGAGGAACTCTAAAATACAAGTTATCAAAAAAAATCAAAGAACACCGTCCCAGAACAAAACGCCTGTTACAAGAATTTGGCGATGTTCAGGTTGATAGTGTTACCGTTTCACAGGTACTTGGAGGTATGAGGGGTATAAAGTCACTGGTTACCGATATTTCATATCTTGATCCCGAAGAAGGGATTCGCTACCGAGGGTATACCTTACAAGAAGTTATAGATCATTTACCAAAGCCCAAAGGCGCTGAAATGCCTTTTGTTGAGGGGTTGTTTTATTTGCTTTTGACGGGTGATTTCCCCAATGAAGAAGAAGTGATGCAGGTGGTAGAACAGTTTAATAAACGTCGAATTGTACCACGTTACGTTTATGATGTGATCGACTCTTTCCCTACATCAAGTCATCCCATGGCAATATTTTCAACAGCCATTCTGACTTTAAATCGTGAGTCTGAATTTAATCGTGAATATCACGCTGGACTTAAAAAGAAAGACTATTGGGAACCAACCTATGAAGATGCCTTAAATTTATTGGCAAAACTACCTGAAATTGCGGCTTACATTTATAATAAGCTATATCGAAAAGGTGAAAAAATTCAATCCAATCCGAATCTGGATATGGGAGCTGATTTTGCAAATATGATGGGGATTGATAAGCCTTATGATGATGTATCGCGTTTGCATTTTATTATTCACTCTGACCATGAAAGTGGTAATGTGAGTGCTCATACCGGTCATTTGGTTGCCAGTTCCTTGTCGGATATTTACCTTTCGATTTCTGCAATGATTAATGGTTTGGCAGGACCACTGCATGGTTTGGCCAATCAGGAAGTTTTACGTTGGCTACAGGGAGTGATGGAGAAGATGGATAATAAGCTTCCAACTGAAGAAGAGATGCAACAATTTGTGTGGGATACGTTGAATTCCGGGCAAGTGATCCCAGGTTTTGGTCACGCAGTGTTGAGAAAAACCGATCCTCGATATATGTTGCAAAGAGAGTTCAGCAAGAAACATCTTCCGGATGATCCGATTTTTAAGTATGCTGACTTATTGTACAAAGTAGTACCTCCAATTTTGCAGGAACATGGGAAAGCTAAGAATCCTTGGCCAAATGTGGATGCGCAATCGGGTGTAATTCAGTGGCACTATGGTGTGACGGAGTATGATTTCTATACTGTATTATTCGGTATTGGAAGAGCCATAGGTATTTGTGCCAATATTATCTGGGATAGAGCTTTAAGTTATCCTTTGGAACGTCCCAAATCGGTAACTACGGATATGTTGGAGAAAATGGTTGGGATTAAAAAATAA
- a CDS encoding metallophosphoesterase family protein, producing the protein MKRIALLSDTHAYLDENIFKHFEGCDEIWHAGDIGNIETANRLAECAPLKAVYGNADGQDVRLVHPLHQRFKCEDVDVWITHIGGYPRRYDQNIRDQIRQNPPQLFISGHSHILKVMFDKELNLLHINPGAAGLQGFHQVQTLIRFTIDGKQIKDLEVVEFGRKGK; encoded by the coding sequence ATGAAAAGAATAGCCTTACTTTCGGATACACATGCATACCTCGATGAGAATATATTTAAGCATTTTGAGGGCTGTGATGAAATTTGGCATGCCGGAGATATAGGCAATATTGAAACCGCAAACCGCCTGGCTGAATGTGCACCCTTAAAGGCCGTATATGGTAATGCCGATGGGCAGGATGTTCGTTTGGTACATCCCTTACACCAGCGTTTCAAATGCGAAGATGTTGATGTTTGGATCACTCACATAGGTGGTTATCCCAGGCGATATGATCAAAATATACGCGACCAAATTAGGCAAAACCCACCTCAACTGTTTATTTCAGGCCATTCTCATATATTAAAGGTGATGTTCGATAAGGAACTCAACTTGCTGCACATCAATCCGGGAGCTGCTGGCTTGCAAGGTTTTCATCAGGTTCAAACCTTAATCCGTTTTACTATAGATGGCAAGCAAATTAAGGATTTGGAAGTCGTTGAGTTCGGTCGTAAAGGAAAATAG
- a CDS encoding aconitate hydratase: protein MLFDLELIKSVYKDMPARIEAARNNLGRPLTLSEKILYSHLHDSESLQAFKRGDAYVNFSPDRVAMQDATAQMALLQFMNAGKSKVAVPSTVHCDHLIQASVGADEDLQDALLQNNEVYNFLQTVSDKYGIGFWKPGAGIIHQVVLENYAFPGGMMIGTDSHTVNAGGLGMVAIGVGGADAVDVMAGMAWELKMPKLIGVKLTGKLSGWASSKDVILKVAGILTVKGGTGAIVEYFGEGADALSCTGKGTICNMGAEIGATTSIFAYDKNMSTYLRHTGREEIADLADAIMPHLRSDEEVAMNPEKYYDELIEINLSELEPYINGPFTPDLAHPLSAFAEAVKRNNYPQKLEVGLIGSCTNSSYEDLSRAASLAKQAKDKNLKVKSEFIVTPGSEMVRYTTARDGILSEFEDIGGVIMSNACGPCIGQWKRHTDDPTRKNSIITSFNRNFAKRNDGNPNTHGFVASPELVTAMAIAGDLTFNPMTDTLINEDGVEVRLDEPQGFELPPRGFDVKDAGYLAPQEDGSAVKVEVNPDSERLQLLAPFNEWDGEDYTGLKLLIKAKGKCTTDHISMAGPWLRFRGHLDNISNNMLIGAINYFNDESNSIYNPVSGKYEKVPTTARAIKAKGLASIVVGDENYGEGSSREHAAMEPRHLGIKAVIVRSFARIHETNLKKQGVLALTFADKADYDKIQEKDVIDILGLKDFQAGKNLTLVLKHEDGSLDEIQACHTYNDVQIEWFKAGSALNLIRKQNC, encoded by the coding sequence ATGCTTTTTGATCTCGAACTGATTAAATCTGTCTACAAAGATATGCCGGCCCGAATTGAGGCTGCCCGAAACAACTTAGGTCGTCCTCTGACCTTAAGTGAGAAAATTTTATATTCTCATCTACACGATAGTGAATCCTTACAAGCGTTTAAAAGAGGAGACGCCTACGTAAATTTCTCTCCAGATCGTGTTGCGATGCAGGATGCGACAGCTCAAATGGCTCTGTTGCAATTTATGAATGCGGGTAAGTCGAAAGTTGCTGTTCCTTCAACCGTACATTGTGATCACCTTATTCAAGCCTCAGTGGGTGCAGATGAAGACCTACAGGATGCCCTTTTACAAAACAATGAGGTTTATAATTTCTTACAAACAGTATCTGATAAATATGGTATTGGTTTTTGGAAGCCTGGAGCTGGGATTATCCATCAAGTGGTACTTGAAAACTATGCTTTCCCTGGTGGAATGATGATTGGAACCGATTCGCATACGGTTAATGCCGGAGGTTTGGGAATGGTTGCTATTGGAGTTGGCGGTGCTGATGCCGTTGATGTGATGGCAGGTATGGCCTGGGAGCTGAAAATGCCTAAGTTAATTGGTGTGAAGTTGACGGGTAAATTGAGTGGATGGGCTTCGTCTAAGGATGTTATTTTGAAAGTTGCAGGTATCCTAACTGTAAAGGGAGGAACTGGAGCAATTGTTGAATATTTTGGGGAAGGTGCTGATGCTCTGTCTTGTACTGGGAAAGGGACGATCTGTAATATGGGCGCTGAAATTGGAGCGACAACTTCAATTTTTGCATACGACAAAAATATGAGTACCTACTTGCGACACACTGGTCGTGAGGAAATTGCTGATTTGGCTGATGCCATTATGCCACACTTGCGTTCTGATGAAGAAGTTGCTATGAATCCGGAAAAGTATTACGATGAGTTAATCGAAATCAACCTTTCAGAATTGGAGCCCTACATCAATGGTCCATTTACTCCGGATTTAGCGCATCCGCTTTCAGCCTTTGCTGAGGCTGTTAAAAGAAACAATTATCCACAAAAATTAGAAGTGGGGTTAATTGGTTCATGTACCAATTCATCTTACGAAGATTTGTCTCGAGCAGCTTCATTAGCGAAGCAAGCAAAAGATAAAAATTTAAAGGTGAAATCAGAATTCATCGTTACTCCGGGGTCTGAAATGGTTCGTTATACAACTGCCCGAGATGGTATTTTAAGTGAATTTGAGGATATTGGTGGTGTGATCATGTCAAACGCCTGCGGACCTTGTATTGGTCAGTGGAAACGCCACACCGATGATCCAACTCGTAAGAACTCTATTATCACGTCTTTCAATCGGAATTTCGCCAAACGGAATGATGGTAACCCTAATACACATGGCTTTGTGGCTTCACCTGAGTTGGTAACTGCCATGGCAATAGCTGGTGATCTAACTTTTAATCCGATGACTGATACTTTGATCAATGAAGATGGGGTAGAAGTTAGATTGGATGAGCCTCAAGGTTTTGAATTACCTCCACGTGGTTTTGATGTGAAAGATGCTGGTTATTTGGCACCTCAGGAAGATGGAAGTGCTGTTAAAGTTGAGGTTAATCCCGATTCGGAACGTTTACAGTTATTGGCACCTTTTAATGAATGGGATGGCGAAGATTACACAGGACTTAAGCTTCTGATTAAAGCTAAGGGAAAGTGTACAACAGATCATATTTCGATGGCAGGTCCCTGGTTACGTTTCCGCGGTCATTTGGATAATATATCAAATAATATGTTGATTGGTGCAATCAACTATTTTAATGATGAAAGCAATTCAATTTATAATCCGGTTTCCGGAAAATATGAGAAAGTTCCAACAACAGCTCGTGCAATTAAAGCCAAAGGATTGGCCTCGATAGTCGTTGGTGATGAGAATTATGGAGAAGGATCCTCGCGAGAGCATGCAGCCATGGAACCCCGTCATTTGGGCATTAAGGCTGTGATTGTTCGTTCTTTTGCACGAATTCATGAGACCAACCTGAAAAAACAAGGGGTATTAGCATTAACATTTGCCGATAAGGCTGATTACGATAAGATTCAGGAGAAGGATGTGATCGATATTCTGGGTTTGAAAGATTTTCAAGCCGGTAAGAATCTCACCCTGGTATTAAAACATGAAGATGGAAGTCTGGACGAAATACAGGCTTGTCACACATATAACGATGTGCAAATAGAATGGTTTAAAGCAGGAAGTGCATTGAATTTAATTCGAAAACAAAATTGTTAA
- a CDS encoding methylated-DNA--[protein]-cysteine S-methyltransferase encodes MQYYFDILPSPIGDLLILAQEFALKEIVFQPKDQAHQIHPQWIRGSELIAQTKNELTAYFSGHLKEFTVQVNPSGTPFQKKIWKEVMSIPYGKVCSYQDVANNINHASACRAVGRANAQNPIPIIIPCHRVIGKSGKLTGYAGGLDRKQKLLSVEGIETEENPNQFKLF; translated from the coding sequence ATGCAATACTATTTTGATATCCTCCCCTCTCCAATAGGAGACTTACTTATTTTAGCTCAGGAATTTGCCTTAAAAGAGATTGTCTTCCAGCCCAAAGATCAGGCTCACCAAATTCATCCGCAATGGATTCGCGGGTCAGAATTGATCGCACAAACTAAAAATGAACTTACAGCTTATTTTTCAGGCCATTTAAAAGAATTTACGGTACAAGTAAACCCCAGCGGAACCCCATTTCAAAAAAAAATATGGAAAGAAGTCATGTCTATTCCTTATGGAAAAGTCTGTTCCTATCAGGATGTTGCCAATAACATCAATCACGCTTCAGCTTGTAGAGCTGTTGGGAGGGCTAACGCCCAGAATCCAATTCCAATTATAATTCCCTGCCACAGAGTGATCGGTAAAAGTGGCAAACTAACGGGATACGCGGGAGGATTAGATCGGAAACAGAAGCTTCTGAGTGTTGAAGGAATTGAAACAGAAGAGAATCCCAATCAATTCAAACTTTTTTAA